The Treponema sp. OMZ 790 genome includes the window ATATTTTTCCCGTTGATGAGGATCGAACCGCTTGAAGCTTCAAGAAGACCTGCCAAGAGTTTTAAAAGAGAGGACTTTCCGCTTCCGTTTTTGCCGCAGATTCTCACTCTGTCTCCCGGATAAAAAGTCATATTGAAATTATTTAATAAAGGTTCAGGCATTTGTGCGGTTTTTGGTTTTTCATCATTATCCTGATTATAGCAAAAGGAAAAATTTTCGAATGCAAGGGATTGCAATGTTTCCCATTTTAAAAATTTTTCTTCCGAATCTTTTTTGCCGAGTTTTAGTATTTCTTCTATGTGCTCAAATGCAGGGAGATTTGCATAAAAGGACGATATCAGTTGCTCGGTCTGGGTGCTGAAAGAAAATATCATGTTCGAGATAAAAAACAAAAACAATAAGTCTCCTGTTGAAGTATTTTTACTTAAAACTATAACCAAGGATAGGGCGAGGAGGGTAAAAACCATGTTGATGTTTGTCAAAAGATTTTTTAAAAAGACTTGGATAAAATCATTCTTACGGGCAATCTTGATAAAATTTTTAAGCAGTTTTTCATGTTTTTCTTCAATGTAGCCTTCCAAATCGTTTGTTTTAAAGAGTTCTATCGAATCAATAAAGTAGTTTGTAAGGGCGTTAGTTTTTTTTAGTTCTGTATTTACATTTTGCGAATTCTTTTTTATGGTTTTTCTTGCCGCTAAAGAAATTAAAAAGCCTGCTCCCGACATAAGAAGGAGTAAAGCTCCCAAGACAGGATTTAAGGCTGAAATAAAAATTAAAAATAGGGAAAGCATTAAAAGATTTGAGAAGATGCGGATTCCGAAAAGGGTGAGGCTTGAGAAAACACTCATGGTATCATTAAATAAAATATTTTTAATCTTTTCTCTTCCTGTATTGCTTATTTTTTGAAAAGGAGCATTTGCTATGCTCTTAAAAATCTTATTCCGTACCCGTAATAAGATTATTCCGCCTGCCTTGTCCAATAATTGATACCAAAAAACATTTAAAAAGTTTCCTGCCAATAAACAGCATGTATATAAAAAAATATATAGGGCAAAGGCTCCGCCCCCTATTCCTTCTCTCGTTTTATCGATGAAAAATTTAAAAAGGAGGGGGAGGGTTATTTCAATGCAGGCAAGAAGAATGGTAAAAAAATAGATAAGGGAAACTAAGGCCTTGTTTTCTTTCCAAATTTCTTTGCAGTATTTAAAAAATAGTTTCATGTATTTCTCCCTTTATACGCTCTTTGTACGGCCGATATCAAAAAGCATTATACCCGTAAAGACGTTTTAATGGAAGACAGTTAAAAATTACATATACTTTGTTGGTTTATTGACAGCTTCCGCTCTTGTAGACAAATTTTTACTTTTAGTGTATCATCTTAAAATACTTTTTTTTGAGGAAAAAGATGGATTATATTGAAAGTCTTTTTAATAAGAATTTTTTGGAATATGCAAGTTATGTTATCCGCGACAGGGCCATCCCCGACCTTGAGGACGGCCTAAAGCCCGTTCAAAGGCGAATTTTACATTCTCTTTTTGAGATGGATGACGGGAAGTTTCACAAGGTGGCAAACGTTATCGGGCATTGTATGAAGTACCACCCTCACGGTGATGCTTCCATAGGAAACGCCCTCGTGGTTCTAGCCTCAAAAGAACTTTTTATAGATACTCAAGGGAACTTCGGAAATATTTTTACAGGCGATGAGGCATCCGCTCCACGATACATAGAGTGCCGCGTAAACGAATTTGCAAAGACCATCTTTTATAATCCCCATATAACCGATTATACCGTTTCCTATGACGGAAGAAACAAGGAGCCCTTAGCCTTTAGGGCCAAGCTCCCCGTAGTGCTTGCGATTGGAGCCGAGGGTATTGCCGTAGGTATGTCCACAAAGATTTTGCCCCATAATATTCTCGAAATAATAGAAGCAGAAAAAGCTTTTTTAAGCGGAAAATCCTTTGCTCTTTTCCCGGACTTTCCCACGGGAGGCTTGATCGACGTTTCGGAATACGAGGACGGCTTGGGCAAGGTCTTGGTTAGGGCCAAGCTCGACACCTCCGACGAGAAGAGAATAGTAATAAGGGAACTCCCCTTCGGCAGCACTACCGAAAGCATGATTAACTCCATAGAGACCGCTTCAAAGGCTGGAAAGGTTAAGATTTCCGAAATAAGCGACTACACAGGCGAAAAGGTCGAGATTGAGTTAAAGCTCCCCAGAGGGGTTTACTCGGCCGATGTAGTGGACACCCTTTATGCCTTTACCGAATGCGAGCAGTCGATTCCCTGTAACCTCTTGGTCATAAAGGACAATCTTCCCGTTCAAATTACCGTAACCGATATAATAAAATATCACGCCAAACAGCTGGTGCAGATTTTAAAGGATGAGCTTGAATACGAAAAAGCCATGCTGACCGACCGCCTCCATCTGCGCACCCTTGAGCGCATTTTTATAGAAGAACGCATATACAAAAAGATTGAAACGATGAAGACGGCCGAAGGAGTTATCAATGCGGTTATCAAGGGCTTTGTTCCATTTAAAAAGGAATTAATCCGCGAGGTAACCGAAGATGATGTCGATAAATTGCTTAAAATCCCCATCCGCCGCATCTCTCTTTACGATATAAATAAAAACCGTGAAGAGGTTAGGGAGATAAATAACCGCTTAAAGGAAATTGCCAAACTATTGAAGAACTTAAAAGGCTATGCAATTTCGGTTTTGGACGGAATTGCGGCCAAACTTACGGCAGAGGAATTTAAACGTAAGACCGAGATTACAGGCTTTACAAAGATTGACGTAAAAGAAGCCGTAACAAGGGACACCGCTCTCCGCTATGATGAAGAAACAGGCTATCTCGGCACCTCCGTTACTACAGGAAAAGAGATTTTGCGTGTCAGCCCTTATGACCGCATCTTTATTTTGAGGAAGAGCGGGGTTTATACCGTCATGGATGTGCCTGACCGCGTCTTTGTCGATACGGGAATGTGGTACTGCGGTTTTGCCGAAAAAGAAGAACTTTCGAAGGTTCTTTTTACGGTAATTTACCGCGATTCCAAGACAAAGTACGCCTATATAAAGAGGGCGAGGGTAGAAGGCTACATCCTAAACAGAGACTATCTTTTTGCTCCCGATAATACCGAGGTGCTTTTTGCAAGTACAAAGCCTAAATTTTCTTTTAAGCTTAATTATGCTCCTAAACCAAGAGTCAAAAAAATAGAAGAAGAATTTAAGGCCGATTCCTTTGCCGAGAAGGGCTTAAAAGCTCAGGGCGTGCGCCTTTCGGTACGAGAGGCTCTTTCTGCCGAAGAATTGACAGAAAAAAAATCCCTGATTAAAAAGGCTCAAGAAAAAAAAACTGAAACATCCGTGAAAAAGGCCGAAACAAAAAAGGCTGTTAAGAAAGACGCTTCCATAAAGGAGAAAAAAGAAGCCGTAAAAAAGCCTAAGGCTGGAACAGCATCCAAGACCGGCAAAAAAGAGAAGTCCGGCGAGGCTAAAAAAACTTCAAAAACAGGGAAGAAAAAGGTCTAAGATAAATAGGTTTTAATCGAGGAGTAGGATTTTTTTGATTTCTTCTAAAAGTTTAAGCTGTTGTTCGGCTCTGGCTATACCTTCTATTGCAGGGTCGTAACGCTTATCTAGACTTAGAATTTCCTGCCAAATTTCTATGGCACGCTGATAGTTTTTGCTGTTGTATTCTTTTAGCCCCTGAATATATAGTTTTTCTATCGTATTTTGTTTTTGATCTCTTTTATCCTGACCCAAAAGAAATTTTACACCTATACTTATACGGCTGATATTTGTAACCTGACTTGACAAGTCCAGAGTATAGTTCGCTGAAATTTGTATGTTTGAGAGATTTACTTCTCCTCCCAGGGTAAAACGGGGATTACCACCCTTGATTCCGAAACCGGTTAAAAGATTAAAATATTTGGTAATCGAAAACATCATCCCCATATTTCCGTATGGAAGCCCGGAACGCTTTATATTTGCGACATTTATTCCTTGATTTACATCCACTTCAAATAGAAAAAAGGATACGGGTCTGTATGCAAAGCCCAAGGAGATATAAGAAGGAGGTAGTTCTCCTTTTATAGGAGTCCCGAAATTCTTTAAACTTAAGCCGAAGTAAAAATTGGGCTCATTGCTGTAAAAGATTTTTGATACGTTTGCCCTTATCATTATTCCGAAGTCGCCTAGGACTGCATATCCGTTTTGACGTGAAGCATTTTGATTTTGTTTTTCGGGATATTCCAAATCTGCCGCTTCTCCCTGTCCTGAAAATGGAGGCATGGATCTTATTCCCGTTTTTATACTTCCTCCAATGCTTAAACCTTTAAAATCATAACCTGCAAGAAAATTATAAGCTATATTTGCAGTCAAAAACGTTTCGCTGTAATAGCCGGATGCCTTTTTTTGTCCGAGATGTCCGTACTCGGTAAAGGGAATGTAGAAACATCTTAAGGATGTTCCCCATCCGAGGTGGTTCTTTCTTTGCGTATAACCTATGGTTTCCAGCTTGGAATCGGCTATCCAGCTGTTATGAAGGACGTTTATTTCTGTTTCTTTTAAAAGTGCACTTGCAGCAGGATTGGCATCAAAAAAGCTTATATCGTTTGAAAGTGCAGTAAAACTTCCGTTTAATCCTTCAAAGCGGCCTCCCGACGGAATCAAAAGAGACCTAAAAGCTGTTTCTCCTTCAAACTTTTGGGTAAAAATATCAAAAGCTGACGATACGCCTCCGTAAGAATTTGAAATATCTGCACAAAAAAGGCTTATTTTTGAAGAAATGAGAAAAATAACTATGCAAACGGCTTGAATAATTCGCTTCATATTTATACTATTATATATGAATTTCGGTTTTTTTTTAAGCAGTTTTTAGAGTTTTTTGTTAAAAAAAACTCTAAAAGGCCGAAAATTGATATAGGGTTTTTTAAATTGAATAAAAAACGGTTTAGTTTGATCATTTTAATCTGTTTTCTCTCTATTACAGCCTTTGCAAAAGGTTCGGCTGAAGTTGATTATGCAGCTGCCATAAAACTTTTGGAATCTTCCGAAAATACTGCGGCTTTGGAAGATATAGTCCAAGTTATGGAAAAAAAGCCTGAATCTATGGAAAGCGGGATAAGTCTTGCCCGAAAAACAATGAAAAATCAGGCTGAATTTCAAGAAACTTTTCATCAACTTATAGAACTTTTAAAAACGGACCCCAACAACAATTTAAAACGAATCGCCATAATCGACAAAATGGAAGCCATTGAAGCCGATATAGATCCTCTGCTAAAAGAATTTTTGGAAAAGGTAAAGGTTTCTTCATTTTATGCAATTTACCGTATAAAATTTAACGACATTATGAATGAAGGTATTGCCTTAATAAAAGAACAAAAATATAATGATGCCGCCGGAACTTTTATAAAAGGCTTTTCGATGTATGACGGTGATACCGTAAATGAAAATGAAGGAAGCCGCATAAATAATATTTTAAAAAACGATCTTGATGCGGTTAAAGCCGAAGCCAAAAGGTACGAATCCTCTTATGCCGCATTTATGGCGGACGTAAAAAAATATAGAAGTAAACTCGGTTCATCTTCAGTAACTACTCTTGAAAAAGAATTGAGCAATTTAAAAGACTCTTCCTCACAGCTTCGAAGTATTACAGGCTCTACGGCCCGGCTCGGTTCCGTTCTGAAACGGATTTATTTAAGCGAGATAAAAAAAGAGGCCGAGGCTCAAGAAACTATTTTACCCTTTGCTTACCGCTTAACGATGGGAAGAGACTCTGCAAAAGAGTATGAAGGTATTGAAGGCGCCATGGAAGCCGGAGTGCATGAGCCTTTATATTCCTTAGCCGACAGTCATTGGCAGGAAATCAAAAGGTTGTGGTTTGAAGCTTGCGATACATTCAATTTTGAGAAAGATATACCGATCGAAAAAAATATTTCTTTAATCGATTTTCATTTAAATAGCTTGATAGAAATTTATTCTCTAATCAATACCCGTTCCAATTCAAGGTTTTTTAAAACTGCGGATACACAAGACAAAAAGAGAGCTTCTTTAAGCGAGCTTAATAAAATAATATCGTCTACAAAAAAACATTACAGCAGTTTTTTAAGCCTTAGAAAAACCATAGAACCGGTTACGCCTATCTATGCGGGCAGTGCTGATGAATTGCGCAATAGCGAAAATCCCCGGATAAAGAAATTAAAGGCCGAAATTAAAGAGCTGGATTCTCTGGTTGACTCCGTTAAAAAATTATCCGAGTCTACAGTTCCGCATGGTGCAAACGATCTTGCCAAAGAACAAGAAAGTTTACAGTCGAAGCAGAATTTATTTTTAAATAATTTAAATCAAAGCCGTGTTATTTGTTATGAAGGTCTTGCAATCATAAACAATACGTCGGGTAAAAAAGCCCTTGCTGAAGCTGTGCAAAGACATGACACTTTTCGAAATACTAAGCAAGGTTCGGATAAGATGTCTCCTGACGCAGCAAGGCAAGAGTTATTGGTTTTACGGCAGATTATAAATTTGGAT containing:
- a CDS encoding ABC transporter ATP-binding protein, producing MKLFFKYCKEIWKENKALVSLIYFFTILLACIEITLPLLFKFFIDKTREGIGGGAFALYIFLYTCCLLAGNFLNVFWYQLLDKAGGIILLRVRNKIFKSIANAPFQKISNTGREKIKNILFNDTMSVFSSLTLFGIRIFSNLLMLSLFLIFISALNPVLGALLLLMSGAGFLISLAARKTIKKNSQNVNTELKKTNALTNYFIDSIELFKTNDLEGYIEEKHEKLLKNFIKIARKNDFIQVFLKNLLTNINMVFTLLALSLVIVLSKNTSTGDLLFLFFISNMIFSFSTQTEQLISSFYANLPAFEHIEEILKLGKKDSEEKFLKWETLQSLAFENFSFCYNQDNDEKPKTAQMPEPLLNNFNMTFYPGDRVRICGKNGSGKSSLLKLLAGLLEASSGSILINGKNIKEYSSQFKKNKILYISQDEFILNETTENYFEVMKTGLTAKDITSFLKTWDFSKTKTDEDLLNFILEDNAKNISGGMRKKLLALKLFARAKEADIILIDEIEAGMDVETVKRYRSERNKLLGSSQEKIIFEIAHTEDEDDFFTRLLKIGSGKDIKLIDCMTTTQF
- a CDS encoding DNA topoisomerase IV subunit A yields the protein MDYIESLFNKNFLEYASYVIRDRAIPDLEDGLKPVQRRILHSLFEMDDGKFHKVANVIGHCMKYHPHGDASIGNALVVLASKELFIDTQGNFGNIFTGDEASAPRYIECRVNEFAKTIFYNPHITDYTVSYDGRNKEPLAFRAKLPVVLAIGAEGIAVGMSTKILPHNILEIIEAEKAFLSGKSFALFPDFPTGGLIDVSEYEDGLGKVLVRAKLDTSDEKRIVIRELPFGSTTESMINSIETASKAGKVKISEISDYTGEKVEIELKLPRGVYSADVVDTLYAFTECEQSIPCNLLVIKDNLPVQITVTDIIKYHAKQLVQILKDELEYEKAMLTDRLHLRTLERIFIEERIYKKIETMKTAEGVINAVIKGFVPFKKELIREVTEDDVDKLLKIPIRRISLYDINKNREEVREINNRLKEIAKLLKNLKGYAISVLDGIAAKLTAEEFKRKTEITGFTKIDVKEAVTRDTALRYDEETGYLGTSVTTGKEILRVSPYDRIFILRKSGVYTVMDVPDRVFVDTGMWYCGFAEKEELSKVLFTVIYRDSKTKYAYIKRARVEGYILNRDYLFAPDNTEVLFASTKPKFSFKLNYAPKPRVKKIEEEFKADSFAEKGLKAQGVRLSVREALSAEELTEKKSLIKKAQEKKTETSVKKAETKKAVKKDASIKEKKEAVKKPKAGTASKTGKKEKSGEAKKTSKTGKKKV
- a CDS encoding UPF0164 family protein, with product MKRIIQAVCIVIFLISSKISLFCADISNSYGGVSSAFDIFTQKFEGETAFRSLLIPSGGRFEGLNGSFTALSNDISFFDANPAASALLKETEINVLHNSWIADSKLETIGYTQRKNHLGWGTSLRCFYIPFTEYGHLGQKKASGYYSETFLTANIAYNFLAGYDFKGLSIGGSIKTGIRSMPPFSGQGEAADLEYPEKQNQNASRQNGYAVLGDFGIMIRANVSKIFYSNEPNFYFGLSLKNFGTPIKGELPPSYISLGFAYRPVSFFLFEVDVNQGINVANIKRSGLPYGNMGMMFSITKYFNLLTGFGIKGGNPRFTLGGEVNLSNIQISANYTLDLSSQVTNISRISIGVKFLLGQDKRDQKQNTIEKLYIQGLKEYNSKNYQRAIEIWQEILSLDKRYDPAIEGIARAEQQLKLLEEIKKILLLD